In a genomic window of Shouchella clausii:
- a CDS encoding DUF1850 domain-containing protein, translating into MARLLLTRKYWVGIVLLLLLATSVLLIPFRTALVFYEENTTSISAYLPLKPGDTFEIIYTHSIHRSDVSEKYVILDNLTIQQYEFVFEEFGIGMPSNANGKEQFVMEDGKYYIRNMENIFPSFALRTGTVVPEHRLVWGQHAEHIAWFADYFDPGAWFTVKMERLNLWQRLKGEEINDK; encoded by the coding sequence ATGGCGCGTTTGTTGTTAACGAGGAAATATTGGGTCGGTATTGTATTGTTGCTGTTGCTTGCCACTTCAGTGCTCCTGATTCCTTTTCGTACCGCTCTCGTTTTTTATGAAGAAAACACGACCTCCATTTCCGCCTATCTTCCCCTTAAACCTGGGGATACGTTTGAGATTATTTATACACACTCTATTCATCGATCAGATGTAAGTGAAAAATATGTTATTTTAGATAACCTTACTATCCAGCAATACGAATTTGTTTTTGAAGAGTTTGGCATCGGCATGCCTTCCAACGCAAACGGCAAAGAACAATTCGTCATGGAAGACGGAAAGTATTACATACGAAATATGGAAAACATCTTTCCATCCTTTGCACTACGAACTGGAACAGTCGTACCAGAACACCGGCTAGTGTGGGGACAGCATGCTGAACATATAGCTTGGTTCGCTGATTACTTTGATCCAGGCGCTTGGTTTACTGTCAAAATGGAACGCCTCAATTTATGGCAACGGCTGAAAGGAGAAGAAATAAATGACAAATAA
- a CDS encoding GNAT family N-acetyltransferase produces MELRFVAMSEDQAKWLAYQWEYEGAYAFYHTDVEKLGLHAFIDVVKSSARQYAVYKDEDMVGFLGIKPKKDVAEIGLGMKPDYIGKGFGRSFLQNCLSFIKNNFEEITAVKLFVAADNKRAIHVSEECGFEKRSPHKREIKGDVYDFVEMEYRFNHE; encoded by the coding sequence ATGGAACTGCGCTTTGTAGCCATGTCTGAAGACCAAGCGAAATGGCTTGCTTACCAATGGGAATATGAGGGCGCTTATGCTTTTTATCATACTGACGTTGAAAAGCTTGGATTGCACGCATTTATCGATGTTGTAAAAAGCAGTGCAAGACAATATGCCGTCTATAAAGACGAAGATATGGTAGGGTTTCTTGGAATCAAACCGAAAAAGGATGTGGCCGAGATCGGGCTCGGAATGAAACCGGACTACATAGGCAAAGGATTTGGCCGTTCATTTTTGCAAAATTGTTTGTCCTTTATTAAAAACAATTTCGAAGAGATAACGGCTGTCAAATTATTTGTTGCTGCCGATAATAAACGGGCCATTCATGTGTCTGAAGAGTGCGGCTTTGAAAAAAGAAGCCCCCATAAGCGGGAAATTAAAGGCGATGTTTACGATTTCGTTGAGATGGAGTATCGTTTTAATCATGAATAA
- a CDS encoding potassium channel family protein: MEKQFAVIGLGRFGISVCQELYAMGHDVLAIDRSEEKVEFASDYATKAIVANGVDERTLKALGIRNFDYVVVAIGEHIQESVLATLLLKELGVSNVWVKASNAKHYRILEKVGADRIIRPEHEMGIRIAHLLDSTKVIDYIELSDEHSIVELAATEKIANKTIAQLNIRKKYHCTLIGYKRDGQLNIHLSPEEVIYENDLLILAGENSDLKRFEKKGLS, translated from the coding sequence GTGGAAAAACAGTTTGCTGTCATAGGGCTCGGCCGTTTTGGCATAAGTGTATGCCAAGAGCTTTATGCAATGGGGCATGACGTTCTAGCCATTGACCGGTCTGAAGAAAAAGTCGAGTTTGCCAGCGACTATGCGACAAAAGCGATTGTCGCAAATGGAGTAGATGAACGTACTCTTAAAGCGCTTGGAATCCGCAATTTCGATTATGTCGTTGTGGCGATTGGCGAACACATTCAAGAGAGCGTCCTTGCTACGTTGCTTTTAAAGGAGCTCGGCGTTTCCAATGTGTGGGTGAAAGCAAGCAATGCGAAGCACTACCGTATTTTAGAGAAAGTCGGTGCCGACCGGATCATCCGCCCAGAACATGAAATGGGTATTCGTATTGCCCATTTGCTTGATTCCACTAAAGTGATTGACTATATTGAACTGTCGGATGAGCACAGCATAGTCGAATTGGCGGCGACGGAAAAGATAGCCAATAAGACCATTGCCCAACTAAACATTCGGAAAAAGTACCACTGTACATTAATTGGCTATAAACGAGATGGGCAACTGAATATCCATTTGTCACCTGAGGAGGTCATTTATGAAAATGATCTTTTAATTTTGGCAGGCGAAAACAGCGATTTAAAGCGATTCGAAAAAAAAGGATTATCATAA
- a CDS encoding NUDIX hydrolase, with protein sequence MNLDWLNWAQRIQALAQAGITFTKDKYDMERYDELLAISAEMMACAKNLNAASVKETFVQQNGYQTPKIDVRGVVTKDNHILLVQEETDGTWALPGGYCEVGLSPVENIVKEIKEESGYDSKYERVLALFDTKKHRHPPHMFHFYKLVLHCTITGGTATTGVETSNVGFFSFDDLPPLSANRNTLEQFSIIRNQLNERQPYMD encoded by the coding sequence GTGAATTTAGATTGGCTTAACTGGGCGCAGCGTATTCAAGCCTTAGCGCAGGCGGGAATTACATTTACAAAAGACAAATACGACATGGAACGCTATGACGAGTTGTTGGCGATAAGTGCCGAAATGATGGCATGTGCGAAAAATCTTAATGCTGCGAGCGTGAAGGAAACGTTTGTCCAACAAAACGGCTACCAGACGCCGAAAATTGATGTCCGTGGCGTTGTCACAAAGGACAACCATATTTTGCTCGTGCAAGAAGAAACGGACGGCACGTGGGCGCTGCCAGGAGGCTATTGTGAAGTGGGATTGTCGCCTGTAGAAAACATCGTAAAAGAAATTAAAGAAGAGTCTGGTTATGATAGTAAATACGAGCGGGTGCTTGCCCTGTTCGATACGAAGAAACATCGTCATCCGCCTCATATGTTCCATTTTTATAAGTTGGTTTTGCATTGTACGATCACCGGGGGAACAGCAACAACAGGCGTGGAAACGAGCAACGTTGGCTTCTTTTCATTTGATGATTTGCCGCCGCTATCGGCAAACCGGAATACGCTAGAACAATTTTCAATTATCCGCAATCAGTTGAACGAAAGACAGCCGTATATGGACTAA
- a CDS encoding alpha/beta fold hydrolase produces the protein MERGIASFTYSDCTLEYAITGEGEPVLYLHGGHSNCLEQLGIEELAQNSYSVIVPSRAGYGQTSRQIGKSLEKACSFYIELLNELNIDKVHLIAASTGGPSGIYLASHYPERVQSFTLQGAVTKPWQEASVRDAVLSRFLFHPFIERFVWRSLSSLARFSPDYAFKKIAPAYSTLSYEEIKQRMLARDWYLFDRMTEFQRSGHGFYIDLQHMRQSLEEELETITAPTLIVHSKNDAIVPLEHAHYAHERIRSSKLICLDTWGHLVCLGKGSEQHTQELADFLQQHKAS, from the coding sequence ATGGAAAGAGGCATCGCTTCTTTTACGTATTCAGATTGTACGCTTGAATACGCCATAACCGGAGAAGGGGAGCCAGTTTTATATTTGCATGGTGGCCATTCCAACTGCTTGGAACAACTGGGGATAGAAGAGCTTGCGCAAAATAGCTATTCCGTAATTGTGCCGTCGCGGGCAGGATATGGGCAAACATCGAGGCAAATTGGCAAGTCGCTTGAAAAGGCGTGCAGCTTTTACATTGAACTATTGAATGAATTGAATATTGATAAAGTCCATTTAATTGCGGCATCAACTGGCGGGCCGTCTGGCATTTATTTAGCGAGTCACTACCCAGAGAGAGTTCAATCATTTACATTGCAAGGGGCTGTCACGAAGCCGTGGCAAGAAGCGAGTGTCCGTGATGCAGTATTGAGCCGCTTTTTATTCCATCCTTTCATTGAGCGGTTTGTCTGGCGGAGCCTCTCTTCTTTAGCTCGGTTTTCACCAGATTATGCATTCAAAAAAATTGCGCCTGCTTACAGCACCCTCTCGTATGAAGAAATTAAACAAAGGATGCTCGCCAGAGACTGGTATTTGTTTGATCGGATGACTGAATTTCAGCGCTCAGGGCACGGTTTTTATATTGATTTGCAGCATATGCGTCAGTCCCTTGAGGAAGAATTAGAAACGATTACGGCGCCAACACTTATCGTTCATAGCAAAAATGACGCAATCGTGCCTTTGGAGCATGCCCATTATGCCCATGAACGGATTCGTTCTTCAAAGCTAATCTGCTTAGATACGTGGGGCCATCTTGTCTGCCTTGGTAAAGGATCAGAGCAGCACACCCAGGAATTGGCCGATTTTCTGCAACAGCACAAAGCTTCTTGA
- a CDS encoding YndM family protein, with product MKHSLLLLCKFIASFIAFTIGFFYFSEATFVDVTTFALLVTVVSYIAGDLFLLPRFGNTIALVGDFLFTYLAVWIFGSVLFHNYMLIAWGSILSAFVITVGEVFVHRYMLKHSRSVETNERTQTRFAFDTEFGEDEDYSEIQKKED from the coding sequence ATGAAGCATTCCTTGCTGTTGCTTTGCAAATTTATCGCTTCCTTTATTGCTTTTACAATTGGATTTTTTTATTTTTCAGAAGCGACCTTTGTTGATGTCACTACATTTGCGCTCCTCGTCACCGTCGTTTCCTACATCGCCGGCGATTTGTTTTTGCTTCCCCGCTTTGGAAACACGATTGCTCTCGTTGGTGATTTTTTGTTCACATACTTGGCTGTATGGATTTTCGGGTCCGTTTTGTTCCATAATTACATGCTGATTGCCTGGGGGAGCATCCTTTCCGCTTTCGTCATCACAGTCGGTGAAGTTTTCGTGCACCGTTATATGTTAAAACATTCCCGTTCTGTTGAAACAAACGAGAGAACGCAAACACGTTTTGCTTTTGACACAGAGTTCGGCGAAGACGAGGACTATTCGGAGATACAAAAGAAAGAGGACTAA
- a CDS encoding TRAP transporter permease produces the protein MTNNEHQLSLEEQNKLMEKYDAESRTRKLTGISAGIVFVGLLAFSLFQLYTGAFGQFTAYIQRTVHLGFALTLIFFLFPAKRKTKKDSVPWYDYVLILASIIVCGYWPVFYDTLVQQFGGISTAQLIIGVTAIMLVLEATRRAVGLPIIIIAGCFVLYALFGPYMPGMLAHRGLSLEQFVQSMFFTTEGILGTPLQVSSTYIFLFLLFGAFLVQTGVGNYFNDLAISIAGRRVGGPAKVAIFSSALNGTISGSSVANTVTTGAYTIPMMKRLGYKPNFAGAVEAAASTGGQIMPPIMGAAAFLMIEFAGVGYWEIARAALIPAILYFAGIWIMTHFEAKRLGLLGLPKESIPKKSVVLKKIHLLLPILAIVYLLFAGFSIERSAIYGIGITILVSLFLKETRITPSKFVLALTSGARTALGVAAATACAGIIVGVVTKTGLGLKLGNGIVNMAGTLTTSVDIQLLLTLVFTMITSIILGMGSPTTANYIITSTIALPAIIALNGQLEAAIPILAAHMFVFYFGIVADITPPVALAAFAASGISGGEPIRTGVNATKLAIAAFIIPYMFVLQPQLLMIDSTPFQVAVAFISALLGMIAIGACMIGFWYKKLNWLERLLSLAAGLLLIYPEGYSDAIGLLLFVALIGYQLIGMKNNNKTQQHSAEG, from the coding sequence ATGACAAATAATGAGCATCAGCTTTCGCTTGAAGAACAGAACAAGCTAATGGAAAAATATGATGCCGAATCACGCACACGCAAATTAACAGGCATCTCAGCCGGTATTGTCTTTGTCGGCCTTCTTGCCTTCTCGCTATTCCAGCTCTATACAGGTGCATTCGGCCAATTTACCGCATATATCCAACGCACCGTCCACTTAGGCTTTGCCTTAACATTGATCTTCTTTCTATTCCCGGCAAAGCGAAAGACAAAAAAAGACAGCGTTCCTTGGTATGATTACGTTCTTATATTGGCTTCCATTATTGTGTGTGGGTACTGGCCAGTTTTCTATGACACACTTGTACAGCAATTTGGCGGAATTAGCACGGCTCAGCTAATTATCGGAGTTACTGCCATTATGCTCGTATTGGAAGCGACAAGGCGTGCAGTCGGATTGCCAATCATCATCATTGCAGGCTGCTTCGTTCTTTACGCTCTTTTCGGCCCTTATATGCCTGGCATGCTCGCACATAGAGGGTTATCGTTGGAACAATTTGTGCAATCGATGTTTTTTACGACTGAAGGCATTTTAGGAACACCGCTGCAAGTGTCGTCCACTTACATTTTCTTGTTTTTATTGTTTGGTGCCTTTTTGGTTCAAACGGGCGTCGGCAACTACTTTAATGACCTTGCTATTTCGATCGCAGGGCGGCGCGTTGGCGGGCCAGCAAAAGTCGCGATTTTTTCAAGTGCTTTAAATGGTACGATTTCAGGGAGTTCCGTTGCCAACACCGTTACCACCGGCGCCTATACGATTCCAATGATGAAACGACTAGGCTACAAACCTAATTTTGCCGGTGCAGTAGAAGCAGCCGCTTCTACTGGCGGCCAAATCATGCCGCCAATTATGGGAGCAGCCGCGTTTTTAATGATTGAATTTGCTGGCGTCGGGTATTGGGAAATCGCCCGTGCCGCTCTCATTCCAGCTATTTTGTATTTTGCCGGAATTTGGATTATGACTCATTTTGAAGCAAAGCGTCTAGGTTTACTAGGCTTACCTAAAGAGAGCATCCCGAAAAAAAGCGTCGTTTTGAAGAAAATCCACTTGCTATTGCCGATCCTTGCAATTGTGTATTTGCTATTTGCGGGCTTTAGCATTGAGCGTAGCGCCATATACGGAATCGGTATTACGATACTGGTTAGCCTGTTCTTAAAAGAAACACGCATTACGCCAAGCAAGTTTGTCCTTGCCCTTACAAGCGGGGCTCGTACTGCTCTTGGCGTAGCAGCAGCAACGGCTTGCGCAGGCATTATTGTCGGTGTAGTCACCAAAACGGGATTAGGCCTTAAGCTTGGCAACGGCATTGTAAACATGGCTGGCACTTTAACTACTTCTGTCGACATTCAACTTTTGTTGACACTTGTGTTCACGATGATCACTTCGATTATTCTTGGGATGGGTTCACCTACCACCGCCAACTATATCATCACATCAACAATTGCCCTGCCCGCGATTATCGCCTTAAATGGGCAATTGGAGGCAGCCATCCCTATTTTAGCTGCCCATATGTTTGTTTTCTATTTTGGCATCGTCGCAGACATTACTCCTCCGGTAGCCCTTGCTGCATTTGCCGCCTCTGGGATATCAGGGGGAGAGCCAATTCGAACAGGCGTCAACGCCACAAAATTGGCCATTGCCGCCTTTATTATCCCGTACATGTTTGTATTGCAGCCGCAATTGCTAATGATTGACTCGACTCCTTTCCAAGTCGCGGTTGCCTTCATTTCCGCCCTTCTAGGCATGATCGCCATTGGCGCTTGCATGATCGGTTTTTGGTATAAAAAACTGAACTGGCTTGAACGACTTCTATCGTTAGCAGCTGGGCTCTTGCTTATTTATCCAGAAGGGTACAGCGATGCAATCGGCTTGCTTTTATTTGTCGCTTTAATTGGTTACCAACTCATCGGCATGAAAAACAACAACAAAACACAGCAACATAGCGCAGAAGGCTAA
- a CDS encoding NupC/NupG family nucleoside CNT transporter, whose amino-acid sequence MNFLWGLMGMAILLGIAYLLSANRKAINWRTILTALALQFVFAVIVLWTDAGSYVLKQVTGAVQAAIDTSAAGIDMLFGGVLQAEGVGSVFAFQVLPVIIFFSAIISILYHFGIMQFVVKYLGGGIAKLLGTSRAESISATGNIFVGQTEAPLLIKPYIGKMTSSEMFAVMTGGMATVAGSVMAGISQMGIPLEYLIAATFMAAPGGLLMAKMLVPETEISETKDNIHFQVERESKNVIDAASNGALDGLKLALNVGAMLIAFVSLIALINLFLGTIGGWFGYGSITLEQILGYVFAPVAWIIGVPWEEAVQAGSFIGQKTIVNEFIGFDALVSAAGEVSERTYVITSFALCGFANISSIAILLGGLGGLVPERRPLIAKYGLKALIAATLVNLMNAAIAGMLVG is encoded by the coding sequence ATGAATTTTTTATGGGGCTTAATGGGAATGGCCATCTTGCTTGGGATTGCCTATTTGCTTTCTGCAAACAGGAAAGCGATTAACTGGCGAACGATTTTGACGGCACTGGCGTTACAATTCGTTTTTGCGGTGATTGTCTTATGGACAGATGCAGGGAGTTATGTGCTTAAGCAAGTGACAGGCGCTGTCCAAGCGGCGATTGACACTTCGGCTGCTGGTATTGATATGCTCTTTGGCGGTGTCCTGCAAGCGGAAGGAGTCGGCAGCGTTTTCGCTTTTCAAGTGTTGCCTGTGATCATTTTTTTCTCAGCGATTATTAGTATTCTCTATCATTTCGGCATCATGCAGTTTGTTGTCAAATACTTAGGAGGCGGCATTGCCAAGTTGCTTGGGACAAGCCGGGCAGAGTCGATTTCGGCGACAGGCAATATTTTTGTTGGGCAGACAGAGGCGCCCTTGCTGATTAAACCTTATATTGGAAAAATGACGTCGTCTGAAATGTTTGCCGTCATGACAGGAGGGATGGCGACAGTAGCGGGGTCTGTGATGGCAGGGATATCGCAGATGGGCATTCCGCTGGAATATTTAATTGCTGCTACGTTTATGGCTGCGCCAGGCGGGCTTTTGATGGCCAAAATGCTTGTTCCAGAAACAGAGATAAGCGAAACGAAGGACAACATTCATTTCCAAGTCGAGCGCGAGTCCAAAAATGTGATCGATGCTGCTTCGAACGGAGCATTGGATGGACTAAAATTAGCGCTCAATGTGGGCGCGATGCTGATTGCCTTTGTTTCCTTAATTGCACTGATCAACTTGTTTTTAGGCACGATTGGCGGATGGTTTGGCTATGGTTCCATTACGCTAGAGCAAATCCTCGGGTACGTGTTTGCCCCGGTGGCCTGGATCATTGGCGTCCCATGGGAAGAGGCCGTGCAAGCGGGCTCGTTTATCGGGCAAAAGACGATTGTCAACGAGTTTATTGGTTTTGATGCCCTTGTGTCGGCTGCGGGCGAGGTGTCAGAACGAACATATGTCATTACGAGCTTTGCGTTGTGTGGGTTTGCGAACATTAGCTCGATCGCGATCTTGCTTGGCGGCCTTGGCGGACTCGTGCCAGAACGCCGTCCTTTAATCGCTAAATATGGGTTGAAAGCACTTATTGCCGCAACGCTTGTCAACTTAATGAACGCTGCAATTGCGGGCATGCTTGTAGGATGA
- a CDS encoding BCCT family transporter: protein MPQNSDTTSRKSSFVLYASATGMTLFVLWGIVNPSHLGATAETALAWIIDNFGWFYMTIASIFILFGFIVAVTPFGKLRLGKDNDRPEHSFISWVGMLFAAGLGVGFVFFGVAEPILYYMDPPPGYSFNLPEESANAAAIGLRYGVFHWGLHAWGAFSVVGLTLAFVQYRKNRPALISSAFYPILGSKTDGWMGKTIDLLAVISTCAGVATTFGLSALQISGGISFLTPLSNNIPLQLSIIAVITCLFLFSAVAGINKGIKRLTNLNLVLAGILLLFVLFAGPTITLLESMVTTLGGYLSNVVSMSLTMTPFSNDEWLGSNTIFFWAWHMSWSPFVGLFIARISKGRTIREFIAGVLLVPTLMAVVWFCVFGGTALNIEISGLFPLAEIAQSEVELTLFYMLQNLPFTTISSILAVIVVGIFFVTSADSAAFVLGSMTSNGLLNPSFKLKMLWGVLIAGTASVLLISGDGGLDALQTAALTAALPFAFILVFMLVSIGIMIARDWRTEQRKARLAHDEALKQRLKEEAYEELRQDLSQEWRDELRKELLAAGRNTAEMLHFQTTEDTAIVGKTLAEVGFPPHVNVSAIERGNDVISPSGSTEIKAGDYLYILVEIQQKEALQAILRETKSGK, encoded by the coding sequence ATGCCGCAAAACTCTGACACAACATCAAGAAAATCCTCCTTTGTCCTCTATGCGTCAGCAACAGGAATGACATTATTCGTGTTATGGGGCATCGTGAACCCTTCCCACTTAGGCGCTACAGCAGAAACGGCCTTAGCTTGGATTATTGACAACTTCGGTTGGTTTTATATGACCATTGCTAGCATTTTCATCCTTTTTGGTTTTATTGTGGCCGTCACGCCATTTGGCAAACTTAGGCTCGGCAAAGACAACGACAGGCCTGAGCATTCTTTCATTTCATGGGTCGGGATGCTGTTCGCGGCTGGCCTTGGAGTCGGGTTCGTCTTTTTTGGCGTAGCTGAACCTATTCTTTACTATATGGACCCGCCACCTGGCTATTCGTTCAACTTGCCAGAAGAGTCGGCGAACGCTGCTGCGATCGGGCTCCGTTATGGCGTGTTCCATTGGGGGCTCCATGCTTGGGGGGCATTTTCAGTCGTTGGCTTAACGCTTGCCTTTGTACAATACCGCAAAAATCGGCCGGCCCTGATTAGTTCTGCCTTTTACCCCATTCTCGGTTCTAAGACAGACGGTTGGATGGGCAAAACGATTGATTTGCTTGCGGTTATTTCTACTTGTGCAGGTGTTGCAACGACATTTGGCTTAAGCGCTTTGCAAATTTCAGGGGGCATTTCCTTTTTAACGCCGCTGTCGAACAACATTCCTTTACAGCTATCAATTATTGCCGTCATCACTTGTTTGTTTTTATTTTCCGCCGTTGCCGGAATCAATAAAGGCATTAAACGGCTCACGAATTTAAATTTGGTGCTTGCTGGCATCTTGCTGTTATTCGTTTTATTTGCAGGACCAACCATTACACTGCTTGAAAGCATGGTGACGACTTTAGGCGGCTATTTGTCCAATGTCGTGTCAATGTCATTAACGATGACGCCTTTTTCAAATGATGAATGGCTTGGGTCAAACACGATTTTCTTCTGGGCTTGGCATATGTCATGGTCGCCATTTGTCGGCTTGTTTATTGCACGGATTTCAAAAGGGCGCACCATCCGCGAATTTATCGCAGGCGTCCTGCTCGTCCCGACGCTCATGGCAGTCGTTTGGTTTTGTGTGTTTGGCGGTACCGCCTTAAATATTGAGATTTCCGGCTTGTTCCCCCTTGCGGAGATTGCTCAGTCTGAAGTGGAGCTTACTCTTTTCTATATGCTGCAAAATCTCCCGTTCACCACGATTTCGAGCATTTTAGCAGTCATTGTCGTCGGAATCTTTTTTGTCACATCCGCCGATTCAGCTGCGTTTGTACTCGGGTCGATGACATCGAACGGCTTGCTTAATCCAAGCTTTAAATTAAAAATGCTGTGGGGCGTATTAATTGCTGGCACAGCGTCCGTCCTCCTAATAAGTGGAGACGGAGGACTAGATGCCTTACAGACTGCTGCGCTGACAGCTGCCCTCCCATTTGCGTTCATTTTAGTCTTTATGCTGGTCTCGATCGGCATTATGATCGCGAGAGACTGGCGAACGGAGCAACGAAAGGCACGCCTTGCACACGATGAAGCATTAAAACAACGCTTAAAAGAAGAAGCGTACGAAGAACTGCGACAAGATTTAAGCCAAGAGTGGCGTGATGAACTTCGCAAAGAACTGTTAGCCGCAGGGCGCAACACAGCGGAAATGCTCCACTTCCAAACGACAGAGGATACAGCCATTGTCGGCAAAACACTTGCCGAAGTCGGCTTCCCTCCTCACGTCAACGTAAGTGCAATTGAACGGGGCAATGATGTGATCTCCCCTTCCGGAAGCACGGAAATTAAAGCAGGCGATTATTTGTATATCCTTGTGGAAATTCAGCAAAAAGAAGCGTTGCAGGCGATTTTACGGGAAACGAAATCGGGGAAGTAA
- a CDS encoding TAXI family TRAP transporter solute-binding subunit, giving the protein MKKRLFPVVLTLATTVGLAACGGTDTGTGGNGNEAENNEGNASSEDPQFLNLLTGGTSGTYYPLGGEMATFISDGTGVETTAQSSNASAENVAQLSSGDAEIAFVQTDVMSNAVEGVNSFEGEPVDNVLALGSLYPETIQIVTTADSGIESVEDLAGKSVSVGAPGSGTYVNAEQILEIHGMSMDDINQQPLSFDESTSGIQDGNIDAAFITAGTPTGAVEGLSATNEVAIVPIAEDKVNELIETYPYYASDVIEAGTYGMENEVQTVAVLAMIAVSDTLSEDLVYNMTKSIYENAENMAHEKAQFIKLENALDGIGTDVHPGAQRYYDEQGVSAK; this is encoded by the coding sequence ATTAAAAAAAGACTTTTTCCAGTTGTCTTAACATTGGCAACGACAGTCGGTCTTGCAGCATGTGGGGGAACGGACACTGGCACGGGGGGAAACGGGAACGAAGCTGAAAACAATGAAGGAAATGCCTCATCCGAAGACCCTCAATTTCTAAATCTTTTAACTGGTGGCACAAGCGGGACTTATTATCCACTTGGAGGAGAAATGGCCACTTTTATTTCCGACGGCACTGGCGTCGAAACAACGGCCCAATCATCTAATGCTTCAGCCGAAAACGTAGCGCAATTAAGCAGTGGCGACGCAGAGATTGCGTTTGTGCAGACAGACGTAATGTCCAATGCGGTTGAAGGCGTCAATTCTTTTGAAGGGGAGCCTGTTGACAATGTGCTTGCGCTCGGCTCGCTATACCCGGAAACCATTCAAATTGTCACCACTGCCGATTCAGGCATTGAGAGTGTCGAAGACCTTGCCGGCAAATCGGTATCTGTTGGAGCTCCAGGATCAGGTACATATGTAAATGCTGAACAGATCCTCGAGATTCACGGCATGAGCATGGATGACATTAATCAACAGCCTTTAAGCTTTGATGAATCGACGAGCGGCATACAAGACGGCAACATTGACGCAGCCTTTATTACTGCCGGAACGCCCACAGGGGCTGTCGAAGGATTATCGGCGACAAATGAAGTCGCGATTGTGCCAATTGCTGAAGATAAAGTCAATGAGTTAATCGAAACGTATCCATATTATGCATCCGATGTCATTGAAGCTGGTACTTACGGAATGGAAAACGAAGTCCAAACAGTAGCTGTGCTTGCAATGATTGCTGTCAGCGATACATTATCGGAAGACTTGGTCTATAATATGACCAAATCCATTTACGAAAATGCTGAAAACATGGCACATGAAAAGGCGCAGTTTATCAAGCTTGAAAACGCATTAGATGGCATTGGAACAGACGTTCATCCTGGCGCCCAGCGTTATTATGATGAGCAAGGCGTATCAGCAAAATAA
- a CDS encoding CotD family spore coat protein has protein sequence MFPFRQGKANMPATRPLPPAPRPFVQEYIVQEIQPVLTTYVTNRVYRHVHTFPHSASVANVVHNQQAFPPTHYVPGRPPR, from the coding sequence ATGTTTCCGTTTCGACAGGGAAAAGCAAACATGCCTGCTACAAGACCACTGCCTCCTGCACCAAGGCCTTTTGTACAAGAATACATTGTTCAAGAAATCCAGCCTGTCTTAACAACGTACGTCACAAACCGTGTCTACCGCCATGTGCACACTTTCCCGCACTCAGCATCCGTTGCCAATGTCGTCCACAATCAGCAAGCTTTTCCCCCTACGCACTATGTTCCAGGCCGACCTCCTCGCTAA
- a CDS encoding DNA topology modulation protein, producing MNRIVVIGSAGSGKSTLSRKLSERLSLPVIHLDRFYWKPNWTPTPNNEWDSFLKDSVSQNKWIIDGNYSRTLDMRLNEGDAVIFLDMPRLLCIYRIIKRRLIYHGKTRPDLNEDCPEKLDWAFFVWVWNYKKRSRPKVIQALEQVKERKRVVILKTRKEVQRFLDQVNENGRF from the coding sequence ATGAATCGAATCGTTGTCATTGGATCAGCTGGCTCTGGTAAGTCTACCTTGTCTCGAAAACTCAGTGAACGTTTATCGTTGCCCGTTATTCATTTAGACCGTTTTTATTGGAAACCTAATTGGACGCCAACCCCGAACAATGAATGGGATTCGTTTCTTAAAGATTCGGTAAGCCAAAATAAATGGATTATCGATGGAAATTATTCAAGGACGCTTGACATGAGGCTGAATGAAGGAGATGCCGTCATATTTTTAGATATGCCTAGACTGTTATGCATCTATAGGATTATAAAAAGAAGACTGATTTATCATGGAAAAACAAGACCTGATTTGAACGAGGATTGCCCTGAAAAACTAGATTGGGCTTTTTTTGTTTGGGTTTGGAATTACAAGAAGAGAAGCAGGCCCAAAGTGATTCAAGCGCTTGAGCAAGTAAAAGAGCGAAAGCGCGTTGTCATACTAAAGACAAGGAAAGAAGTCCAACGTTTTTTAGACCAGGTTAACGAGAATGGACGGTTTTGA